A region from the Arachis ipaensis cultivar K30076 chromosome B01, Araip1.1, whole genome shotgun sequence genome encodes:
- the LOC107606528 gene encoding uncharacterized protein LOC107606528, with translation MISETVSEVHLLSGDNYKEWKDKILFHLGCADLDYTLCREEPPTPIDASSQAEVALYKRWEKSNCLSMMFIKSCISASIRSSISDCRNVKDYMKAIDEHFESSSKALASTLMAQLSSMRLTGIRGVREHIMRLRDIAAQLKALEVEISESFLLHLILNSLPAQYGSFKIFYNTHKEKWSINELLVLCVQKEGRLIQELGESALLMTNEGSKK, from the coding sequence ATGATATCTGAAACTGTATCTGAAGTTCATTTGTTAAGTGGTGACAACTATAAAGAATGGAAAGATAAGATTCTCTTTCACTTGGGGTGTGCAGACCTTGACTATACTCTTTGTAGGGAAGAGCCTCCGACACCTATTGATGCTAGTTCTCAAGCCGAGGTAGCATTATACAAACGGTGGGAGAAATCCAACTGTTTAAGTATGATGTTCATTAAGTCTTGTATTTCAGCTAGTATCCGAAGTTCAATTTCTGATTGTAGGAATGTCAAGGATTATATGAAGGCTATTGATGAACATTTTGAGTCTTCTAGTAAGGCACTTGCAAGCACTCTAATGGCACAATTGTCATCTATGAGGCTTACCGGCATAAGAGGTGTGCGTGAACACATCATGAGGTTGAGAGATATTGCAGCACAACTGAAAGCTTTAGAGGTTGAGATCTCTGAGTCATTTCTGTTGCATCTTATTCTGAATTCTCTTCCTGCCCAGTACGGATCATTTAAGATTTTTTATAACACACATAAGGAAAAATGGTCCATTAACGAATTACTGGTGCTATGTGTGCAAAAGGAAGGAAGGCTAATTCAGGAACTTGGTGAGAGTGCACTATTAATGACAAATGAGGGTAGTAAAAAATAA